In Agromyces sp. 3263, a single genomic region encodes these proteins:
- a CDS encoding PP2C family serine/threonine-protein phosphatase: MFKEFHYQARGRSHLRDGTPVQDRTKYLSRGGVQVLCLADGAGSASHSEFGAQAVVDEGCAVLVEQFADYAESNDGVQVKVDLLGRLVAKVAAAAERHHASPDDLASTFLCVAVFGNRFLGAHVGDGVVGYLKHGDLKVISGPDNAEFANQTTFVTSARALESLRLFRGSLDGVSGFILMSDGTGDSLYDPRTGELAGACSKLIAAVGTAPGQQSKNSEYRKRLRRLVDSTIRNATNDDCSIGIFGR, translated from the coding sequence GTGTTCAAAGAGTTCCACTACCAGGCGAGGGGGCGTAGCCACCTGCGCGACGGCACGCCGGTCCAAGACCGGACGAAGTACCTGTCTCGCGGGGGCGTCCAAGTCCTTTGCCTGGCCGACGGGGCGGGCTCAGCGTCCCACTCGGAGTTCGGCGCCCAGGCGGTCGTTGATGAAGGGTGTGCCGTACTCGTAGAACAGTTCGCCGATTACGCTGAATCCAACGACGGCGTCCAGGTGAAAGTGGATCTCCTCGGTCGACTTGTAGCCAAGGTGGCAGCCGCCGCGGAAAGGCACCATGCATCACCCGATGATCTCGCCTCGACATTCCTTTGTGTAGCCGTATTCGGCAACAGGTTCCTCGGCGCGCATGTCGGAGACGGGGTCGTCGGGTATCTGAAGCACGGCGACTTGAAGGTCATCTCGGGTCCGGACAACGCCGAGTTTGCGAACCAAACAACGTTCGTCACTTCGGCGCGTGCACTCGAGTCATTGCGACTCTTCCGCGGATCCCTCGACGGAGTCAGCGGATTCATCCTCATGAGTGATGGCACGGGAGACAGCCTGTACGACCCGCGCACTGGCGAGCTGGCGGGCGCATGCTCCAAACTCATCGCCGCCGTCGGCACGGCACCCGGTCAGCAGAGCAAGAACTCCGAGTACAGGAAGCGGCTGCGGCGGCTCGTGGATAGCACCATCCGGAATGCGACCAACGACGACTGCTCAATCGGTATCTTCGGCCGCTAA
- a CDS encoding DUF262 domain-containing protein gives MDAILERRAVGDITGSLFVPAYQRGYRWGNEEVGRLLDDVWASGGDPYYLQPVVVKSLPDGRWELIDGQQRLTTLFLIFQYMMTEGLQNAGAGFTLEYETRGGSSDFLSNPSEDRRRENIDFHHIFAAYAYIDRWFDQFDHRKQWAANRFYDYLFESVRVIWYEAPKELDSIELFTRLNVGRIPLSDAELVKAQLLAKLHHRAGFSDRSEQTAAQWDQFERELRVPEVWSFVTTRDEDDPTRISLILDTLADRLGGPPPGEHRPRYYTFETLRPAIDADPQSFWDDVVALHSLIVGWYEDRDIFHKVGYLIATRKHTFASLLSAVAGLTRPALQAKLDGFIAVHLNLTAGQVADLDYQKSSSKCSDVLLLMNVETVRLRADSTERYSFHAHSRGVWSLEHIHAQNALDIKRDEKVWAEWLRLHRNAVADVPSLDEALRSDLLAEIDGVLEAIADPRVVAIGTQFDQVKARVEQALTAREDDSEDGVHTISNLALLASGDNSALSNSTFEVKRREIIGRDKNGSYIPACTRNVFLKYYTEADDQQIHFWGVQDREAYLRAILAAVAPYLRPDPEVDSQELAT, from the coding sequence GTGGATGCCATTCTCGAGCGACGAGCCGTCGGAGACATCACCGGGTCTTTGTTCGTCCCCGCATACCAGCGCGGCTATCGGTGGGGGAATGAGGAAGTCGGGCGGCTGCTCGACGACGTCTGGGCAAGTGGGGGTGATCCCTACTACCTGCAGCCTGTCGTCGTGAAGTCGCTGCCAGATGGAAGGTGGGAGCTGATCGACGGACAGCAACGGCTGACGACGCTGTTCCTGATCTTCCAATACATGATGACTGAGGGCCTGCAGAACGCCGGTGCGGGATTCACGCTCGAGTATGAAACGCGAGGCGGAAGCTCGGACTTTCTGAGTAATCCGTCGGAGGACCGCCGGCGGGAGAACATCGACTTCCATCACATCTTTGCCGCTTACGCGTACATCGATCGATGGTTCGATCAGTTTGACCATCGGAAACAATGGGCGGCGAATCGCTTCTACGACTACCTCTTCGAGTCGGTGCGCGTGATCTGGTACGAGGCACCCAAGGAGCTCGACTCGATCGAGCTCTTCACTCGGCTCAACGTCGGACGGATCCCTTTGTCGGATGCCGAGCTGGTAAAGGCACAACTGCTCGCGAAACTCCACCATCGCGCGGGATTCTCCGATCGCAGCGAGCAGACGGCGGCGCAATGGGATCAGTTCGAACGTGAACTCCGGGTACCCGAAGTCTGGTCGTTCGTAACCACCCGCGATGAGGATGACCCGACGCGAATCAGCTTGATCCTTGACACGCTCGCGGATCGTCTCGGCGGCCCACCACCAGGCGAGCATCGGCCGCGGTACTACACTTTCGAGACGCTTCGACCGGCGATCGATGCTGACCCTCAGTCGTTCTGGGACGACGTCGTAGCCCTGCACTCCCTCATCGTCGGCTGGTACGAGGATCGTGACATCTTCCACAAGGTCGGCTACCTCATCGCGACGCGCAAGCACACGTTCGCGAGTCTTCTGTCAGCCGTCGCCGGTTTGACGCGGCCCGCGCTTCAGGCGAAGCTCGATGGCTTCATTGCCGTGCACCTGAATCTGACTGCCGGCCAGGTCGCCGATCTCGATTACCAGAAGTCGAGTTCCAAGTGCTCGGACGTCCTTCTCCTCATGAACGTGGAGACCGTCCGGCTTCGCGCAGACTCGACCGAGCGTTATTCGTTCCATGCCCACTCGCGAGGAGTTTGGTCGCTCGAGCACATTCATGCGCAGAACGCGCTCGATATCAAGCGCGACGAGAAGGTGTGGGCCGAGTGGCTCCGACTCCACCGCAACGCCGTCGCTGACGTCCCGAGCCTCGATGAGGCCCTCCGCTCAGATCTCCTTGCCGAGATCGACGGCGTCCTTGAGGCGATCGCCGACCCGCGGGTCGTCGCGATAGGCACTCAGTTCGACCAGGTCAAGGCTCGCGTCGAGCAAGCGCTCACCGCGAGGGAAGACGATAGCGAGGACGGCGTGCACACGATCTCGAACCTTGCCCTACTGGCGAGCGGCGACAACAGCGCTCTGTCGAACTCGACGTTCGAAGTCAAGCGACGGGAGATCATCGGCCGCGACAAGAACGGCTCATACATCCCCGCGTGCACCCGGAACGTCTTCTTGAAGTACTACACCGAGGCCGACGACCAACAGATCCACTTCTGGGGCGTGCAGGACCGTGAGGCGTACCTTCGAGCGATCCTCGCGGCGGTTGCGCCCTACTTGAGACCCGACCCCGAGGTAGACAGTCAGGAGCTCGCTACATGA
- the brxD gene encoding BREX system ATP-binding protein BrxD, whose product MQVSPRRRQEIVDSLRRGTVPQRGLDVMAVGLDRFAPTIKAELGVVANGGAQFKAVRGEYGSGKTFFARWMSETAKAADFATAEVQISETETPLHKLETVYRRIVESISTSSAQPSAFKEIVDSWFFNLEGDVVDGGVDPNDRQAIARATDELIEKRLANVSRTAPAFATALRGYRSAVERGDSAEADGLIAWLGGQPHVAASVRRYAGIKGELDHFGALGFLQGLLAVLKDAGYAGLIVILDEVETLQRVRSDVREKSLNSLRQLLDEVDAGRFPGLYLLITGTPAFFDGQQGVQRLAPLAQRLETRFETNPRFDNPRAPQLRLTGFTYESLHELGGRIRDIYADGADNGYRVASAVDDRFIDSYAAKIAGQLGGKVGIAPRVFLRQLIDVMDKVDLYVDYDPRREALGEAGPLTSLTEEEQAAIRRGEVRVPTPVGVDDIDLGI is encoded by the coding sequence ATGCAGGTGAGCCCCCGACGTCGCCAGGAGATCGTCGACTCATTGCGCCGCGGTACCGTTCCCCAGCGAGGTCTCGACGTGATGGCGGTCGGACTTGATCGCTTCGCGCCGACGATCAAGGCTGAGCTTGGCGTTGTCGCGAACGGTGGGGCCCAGTTTAAGGCAGTGCGCGGCGAGTACGGCTCAGGGAAGACGTTCTTCGCACGCTGGATGAGCGAGACCGCGAAGGCCGCGGACTTCGCGACCGCCGAGGTGCAGATCTCCGAGACGGAGACGCCGTTGCACAAGCTCGAGACCGTGTATCGGCGCATCGTCGAGAGCATCTCGACGTCGTCGGCGCAGCCGAGCGCATTCAAGGAGATCGTCGACAGTTGGTTCTTCAATCTCGAAGGCGACGTCGTCGATGGGGGAGTGGACCCGAACGACCGCCAAGCCATCGCGCGAGCGACCGACGAACTCATCGAGAAGCGGCTCGCCAACGTCAGCAGGACCGCGCCCGCGTTCGCGACGGCATTGCGCGGGTATCGTTCAGCGGTTGAACGAGGAGACTCCGCCGAGGCAGATGGCCTCATCGCCTGGCTGGGTGGACAACCGCACGTCGCCGCGAGCGTGCGACGCTACGCGGGCATCAAGGGCGAACTCGACCACTTCGGCGCGCTCGGCTTTCTACAGGGTTTGCTCGCCGTGCTCAAGGACGCCGGGTATGCCGGACTTATTGTCATTCTCGACGAGGTCGAGACACTGCAGCGGGTGCGGTCTGATGTGCGTGAGAAGTCACTCAACTCGTTGCGGCAGCTGCTCGACGAGGTTGATGCGGGCCGGTTCCCTGGCTTGTATCTCCTCATCACCGGCACGCCTGCCTTCTTCGATGGCCAGCAGGGAGTGCAGCGACTGGCTCCCCTCGCGCAACGCCTCGAGACTCGATTCGAGACGAACCCGCGCTTCGATAACCCGCGCGCCCCGCAGCTCCGGCTCACGGGGTTCACGTACGAGTCACTGCACGAGCTCGGCGGACGCATCCGCGATATCTACGCCGACGGTGCCGACAACGGATACCGAGTCGCCAGCGCCGTCGACGACAGGTTCATCGACTCCTACGCAGCCAAGATCGCCGGGCAGCTCGGTGGAAAGGTCGGCATCGCCCCGCGAGTGTTCCTTCGCCAGCTCATCGACGTGATGGACAAGGTCGACCTCTACGTCGACTACGACCCGAGGCGTGAAGCGCTCGGCGAGGCGGGTCCGCTCACGTCGCTCACTGAAGAGGAGCAGGCAGCCATCCGCCGCGGCGAGGTTCGTGTGCCGACTCCCGTAGGCGTCGACGATATCGACCTCGGCATCTGA
- a CDS encoding DEAD/DEAH box helicase, translated as MGAAGLHSAIEYHVVNSLGWPSLRPLQEASVAPICSGADCLLVAPTAGGKTEAAVFPLLSSMMDDSWHGFTVIYVTPLKALLNNLLPRLEKYTEWVGRRVALWHGDVGDGDRRRILADPPDILLTTPESLEAMLVSRRVLHHQFFRSIRAIVVDEVHSFAASDRGWHLLAVLERLQRIADRPIQRIGLSATLGNPEDVLHWLQGSNRARGVFAKVVRDSSTIAEPEITLDYVGSLENAAEILSRLFVGEKRLVFCQSRAQAEELAFELRQRGVTTYVSHSSLSVDERRISERAFAEARDCVIVATSTLELGIDIGDLDRMIQIDAPFSVSAFLQRLGRTGRRPGTSRNALFLATELDAFARAAGLLLLWSRGFVEPIVAPPHPRHIAAQQLLALALQEGRIPIAGWEDWWAGSAVMDGATEVLDYLVGSDFLVADGDLLVIGPTAERAFGRRNFMDLLSSFIADLEIRVLQGTKEIGSVAPISLPKDVADGLRPLLLNGRAWRITDVDWEKRVTYVTPDAEKGKVRWSSGSVAEPFELLRARRDVLLGEDPPVTLSARAVRRLAYVRELRAADVDAEGTVLSKGAKGATLWGFAGLRAHQTLIAALGEVAAEAVADNEMIRFPDGVSVADLRSADVSGALPAVPPEAVAGLKFSAALPVEMATATLSERFVDRSGAERVVASPLAVH; from the coding sequence ATGGGCGCGGCCGGCCTGCACTCGGCGATCGAATATCACGTCGTCAACTCACTCGGCTGGCCGTCGCTGCGACCGCTGCAGGAGGCATCGGTCGCCCCGATTTGCAGCGGGGCCGACTGCCTGCTGGTTGCGCCCACCGCTGGAGGCAAGACGGAAGCGGCGGTCTTCCCGCTGCTCTCGAGCATGATGGATGACTCGTGGCACGGCTTCACCGTCATATACGTGACCCCGCTCAAGGCGCTGCTCAACAACCTGCTGCCGCGCTTGGAGAAGTACACCGAGTGGGTCGGCCGCAGGGTGGCGCTTTGGCACGGCGATGTCGGCGATGGCGATCGCCGACGCATCCTCGCTGACCCGCCAGACATCCTGCTCACCACGCCGGAATCGCTCGAGGCGATGCTCGTCTCGCGGCGAGTCTTGCATCATCAGTTCTTCCGGAGCATCCGCGCGATCGTCGTCGACGAGGTGCATTCGTTCGCGGCATCCGATCGTGGCTGGCACCTGCTCGCGGTACTCGAGCGGCTGCAGCGCATCGCCGACCGGCCGATCCAGCGAATCGGGCTGTCGGCGACGCTCGGCAACCCGGAGGACGTGCTGCACTGGCTGCAGGGCTCGAACCGGGCTCGCGGTGTGTTCGCAAAGGTCGTGCGCGACTCGAGCACGATTGCTGAGCCCGAGATCACGCTCGACTACGTTGGCTCGCTCGAGAACGCCGCTGAGATCCTGTCGCGGCTGTTCGTGGGGGAGAAGCGGCTCGTCTTCTGCCAATCGCGGGCTCAGGCCGAGGAACTCGCGTTCGAACTGCGACAGCGGGGCGTGACCACGTATGTTTCCCACTCCTCGCTGTCGGTCGATGAGCGGCGCATCAGCGAGCGGGCGTTCGCAGAAGCGCGCGACTGCGTGATCGTCGCCACATCGACGCTCGAACTCGGCATAGACATCGGCGACCTCGACCGGATGATCCAGATCGATGCGCCGTTCTCGGTGTCGGCGTTTCTGCAGCGACTCGGTCGCACCGGGCGGCGGCCAGGGACATCGCGGAACGCGTTGTTCCTCGCGACCGAGCTCGATGCGTTCGCTCGAGCGGCGGGCCTCCTGTTGCTGTGGTCACGTGGCTTCGTCGAGCCGATCGTCGCCCCGCCGCATCCGCGACACATCGCTGCGCAGCAGCTGCTCGCGCTCGCGCTGCAGGAAGGTCGCATCCCGATCGCAGGCTGGGAAGACTGGTGGGCGGGTTCCGCGGTCATGGATGGCGCGACCGAGGTGCTTGACTACCTCGTGGGATCCGACTTTCTCGTCGCCGATGGCGACCTGCTGGTCATCGGACCTACGGCCGAGCGTGCATTCGGTCGTCGCAACTTCATGGACCTCCTGTCCTCGTTCATCGCAGACCTCGAGATCCGTGTGCTCCAAGGCACCAAGGAGATCGGGTCCGTTGCACCGATCTCGTTGCCGAAGGATGTCGCGGATGGGCTTCGGCCACTCCTACTCAACGGTCGCGCGTGGAGGATCACCGACGTCGACTGGGAGAAGCGGGTGACATATGTCACGCCGGACGCAGAAAAGGGCAAGGTGCGCTGGTCGAGCGGCTCGGTCGCCGAGCCGTTCGAGCTTCTGCGCGCTCGGCGTGACGTGTTGCTGGGGGAGGACCCGCCGGTGACCCTCTCGGCTCGGGCTGTGCGGCGGCTCGCGTACGTTCGTGAACTGCGTGCGGCTGACGTCGACGCCGAGGGGACCGTCTTGAGCAAGGGCGCGAAAGGGGCCACCCTTTGGGGTTTCGCCGGTCTTCGCGCGCATCAGACTCTGATCGCAGCACTCGGCGAGGTCGCTGCGGAAGCAGTCGCCGACAACGAGATGATCCGGTTCCCGGATGGAGTCTCGGTCGCCGACCTGAGGTCGGCGGATGTCTCGGGCGCGCTGCCTGCGGTGCCACCCGAGGCAGTTGCGGGGCTCAAGTTCTCGGCCGCGCTGCCCGTCGAGATGGCGACGGCGACTCTCTCGGAGCGGTTCGTGGATCGGAGCGGTGCTGAACGCGTTGTGGCGTCTCCGCTCGCAGTGCACTGA
- a CDS encoding DUF262 domain-containing protein — protein sequence MKGLRTSFVGMFAAAEGGMPQVARVEIPLIQRDYAQGRRGPLVEAIRHDFLGALIAAIAGSDPLDLDFVYGEIEGSTLKPLDGQQRLTTLFLLHWYIAARTGRLGEAAGLLKLTYATRPTAELFCRQLVNPKHPLTDEFTTPSKWITNQAWYLYAWRHDPTVQAMLVMLDAIHDRLGHEHVDLSAAWARLTDTESPAISFYFLPIDDMPSGDELYIKMNSRGKPLTDFENFKARFEKLLDDTTDSSRFDRITHKIDGVWTDVLWQFDGGDDVIDDEFLRYFEFVVEVCEWRDGDPMQAATLLERAERAFGSTNPRRETHLDFLEHAFDTWVGVDDVDAAFADVFTDADGAAIAAEQKKIPLFDATNINLFASCLRTYGIKRGRGRQFSLAETLFLLAVIVHRQHQTPDFARRVRVLRNLIDLADDEVREARMTDLVPGVDLLITNGSLDELRGFNPDRIRDEQTKRSFTGSDLEPVIHRLEDHPLLRGRIFAFDLEPSTLPSRAVAFGRVAEPHAWGRLAAALLAKGDYGFDLGSGRVRQFGTGAPNQASRWREVLSHTGRGRNGALRTALGALLDEVAASSDPAVESLERISSEFLAARRATGRLDWRYYMVAYPAMREGTTGIYYGEHRSTRDVWGYSMCMLRTASLTGSAYYRDPYLLAIYRISAVEDRLNDPWFRGYETTPRWLRLSRSGIGIRCVEEGFELAAPQDFDAANRFNAVCEARGVTDSGFLPVRQVEVDGELIDTEDRVLKGAALVRALVEVGL from the coding sequence ATGAAGGGGCTCAGGACATCGTTCGTCGGAATGTTCGCAGCCGCCGAGGGAGGAATGCCTCAAGTCGCGCGTGTAGAGATCCCGCTTATCCAGCGGGACTACGCACAGGGCCGGAGAGGCCCGCTCGTCGAAGCCATTAGGCATGACTTCCTCGGAGCGCTCATCGCAGCGATAGCAGGCAGCGACCCTCTGGATCTCGATTTCGTCTACGGGGAGATCGAGGGCTCCACGCTCAAGCCTCTGGACGGGCAACAGCGACTCACAACCCTCTTCCTGCTGCACTGGTACATCGCGGCGCGTACTGGCCGATTGGGCGAGGCGGCTGGACTTCTCAAGCTCACGTACGCTACTCGTCCCACGGCCGAGCTCTTCTGTCGGCAGCTTGTGAACCCGAAGCATCCCCTCACGGACGAATTCACCACGCCTTCAAAATGGATTACCAACCAGGCCTGGTACTTGTACGCGTGGAGGCACGACCCGACCGTTCAGGCGATGCTGGTGATGCTGGACGCTATTCACGATCGACTCGGACACGAGCATGTAGATCTCAGCGCCGCATGGGCGCGGCTCACCGACACGGAGTCGCCGGCGATATCGTTCTACTTCCTCCCCATCGACGACATGCCCTCTGGGGACGAGCTGTACATCAAGATGAATTCGCGCGGTAAGCCCCTGACTGACTTCGAGAACTTCAAGGCTCGATTCGAGAAGTTGCTGGATGACACTACCGATAGCAGCAGGTTTGACCGCATCACCCACAAGATCGACGGCGTGTGGACCGATGTCCTCTGGCAATTCGACGGCGGCGACGACGTCATCGACGACGAGTTTCTGAGGTACTTCGAGTTCGTGGTCGAGGTCTGCGAATGGCGGGACGGCGACCCGATGCAGGCTGCGACCCTTCTCGAGCGCGCGGAGCGAGCCTTTGGGTCAACCAATCCCAGGCGCGAGACGCACCTGGACTTCCTGGAGCATGCATTCGACACATGGGTGGGCGTTGACGACGTCGATGCGGCTTTCGCAGACGTGTTCACCGACGCGGATGGCGCAGCGATCGCCGCAGAGCAGAAGAAGATTCCGCTCTTCGACGCGACGAACATCAATCTGTTCGCATCGTGCTTGCGCACCTACGGGATCAAGCGTGGTCGGGGGCGCCAGTTCTCCTTGGCAGAAACGCTCTTCCTGCTCGCAGTCATTGTCCATCGTCAGCACCAGACACCGGACTTCGCCCGCCGCGTTCGAGTCTTGCGAAACCTCATCGATCTGGCCGATGACGAGGTCCGCGAAGCTCGCATGACCGACCTTGTTCCCGGTGTGGACCTGTTGATCACGAATGGGTCGCTCGACGAACTCCGCGGCTTCAATCCCGATCGCATCCGAGACGAGCAGACGAAGCGATCATTCACCGGCAGCGATCTCGAGCCGGTGATTCATCGTCTTGAAGACCATCCACTTCTCCGTGGCCGAATCTTCGCGTTCGATCTGGAGCCATCAACGCTTCCGTCGCGAGCGGTTGCTTTCGGCCGCGTGGCCGAGCCGCATGCGTGGGGGCGCCTCGCCGCTGCTCTGCTTGCGAAGGGCGATTATGGCTTTGATCTCGGTAGTGGCCGCGTCAGGCAATTCGGAACGGGAGCTCCGAACCAAGCGTCTCGATGGCGCGAAGTGCTCTCGCACACTGGGCGAGGACGAAACGGTGCGCTACGCACGGCCCTCGGAGCACTGCTCGACGAGGTCGCAGCATCGAGCGATCCCGCCGTGGAGAGCCTAGAGCGCATATCCTCTGAGTTTCTCGCCGCCCGACGCGCAACTGGCCGGCTCGACTGGCGGTATTACATGGTTGCCTACCCGGCAATGCGTGAGGGAACAACGGGAATCTACTATGGCGAACATCGATCTACCCGCGACGTCTGGGGCTACTCCATGTGCATGCTGAGGACGGCGTCCCTCACGGGCAGCGCATACTATCGAGACCCATACTTGCTCGCGATCTATCGCATCAGCGCCGTAGAGGACCGGCTCAACGACCCCTGGTTCCGCGGGTATGAAACAACACCGAGGTGGCTCCGGCTCTCAAGGAGTGGCATCGGAATCAGATGTGTGGAGGAGGGCTTCGAGCTTGCAGCACCACAGGATTTCGACGCCGCGAACCGATTCAATGCCGTCTGCGAGGCACGTGGTGTGACGGACTCGGGGTTTCTGCCGGTTCGCCAGGTAGAGGTCGACGGTGAGCTGATTGACACGGAAGACCGCGTCCTGAAGGGCGCGGCTCTCGTCCGGGCGCTCGTCGAGGTGGGCCTTTAG
- a CDS encoding VWA domain-containing protein — protein sequence MARLNIGADDLVDNPTPRVPVSLCLDTSSSMNGSPIEELIRGVNLFYDAIDEDDDAHDSAEINIVEFNSSAGLVHDFASIERLQRISALRASGTTAMGAGVNLALDTLEKRKATYSGSGVLYYQPWLVLMTDGAPTDDIDIAVGRVIDLVEAKKLTVFPIGIGGGADMRTLARFSPNRPPLRLDGLKFKEFFEWLSRSVARVSRSTPGDAVKLDLEGLAGWAEL from the coding sequence ATGGCACGTCTTAACATCGGAGCCGACGACCTCGTCGACAACCCCACCCCGCGCGTACCCGTCTCACTCTGCCTCGATACCAGCAGCTCGATGAACGGTTCGCCGATTGAGGAACTCATCCGCGGCGTCAACCTCTTCTACGACGCGATCGACGAAGATGACGACGCTCACGACTCCGCCGAGATCAACATTGTCGAGTTCAATTCGTCTGCGGGCCTCGTCCATGACTTCGCAAGCATCGAGCGACTGCAGCGGATCTCGGCCTTGAGGGCGAGCGGCACCACCGCAATGGGCGCCGGTGTCAACCTCGCTCTGGACACGCTCGAGAAGAGAAAAGCGACTTACTCCGGGAGTGGCGTCCTCTATTACCAGCCGTGGCTGGTGCTCATGACGGACGGCGCGCCCACCGACGACATCGACATCGCCGTCGGGCGCGTCATCGACCTGGTCGAGGCCAAGAAGCTCACTGTGTTTCCGATCGGCATCGGGGGCGGCGCCGACATGAGGACGCTCGCCCGTTTCAGCCCAAACCGTCCTCCGCTGCGCCTCGACGGGCTGAAGTTCAAAGAGTTCTTCGAATGGCTCTCTCGGTCAGTAGCGCGAGTGTCGCGGTCGACGCCCGGTGACGCTGTCAAGCTCGATCTCGAAGGGCTCGCTGGCTGGGCGGAGCTGTAG